A stretch of Cicer arietinum cultivar CDC Frontier isolate Library 1 chromosome 5, Cicar.CDCFrontier_v2.0, whole genome shotgun sequence DNA encodes these proteins:
- the LOC140920318 gene encoding threonine--tRNA ligase, mitochondrial 1-like isoform X3 gives MAAYTTDEARQLSVSPDPIKVTLSDGNVKEGKNCKISANLASNALIAKEHLHQATLYDHKILGVKQELIIHHEWSPGSWFFLPHGARIYNKLMDFIRNQYRDRGYQEVISPNVFNMDLWVQSGHAKHYKEDMFVLEVFLLLFACDFLEE, from the exons ATGGCTGCTTACACAACGGACGAAGCTCGCCAGCTATCAGTGTCACCGGATCCGATAAAGGTAACACTCTCCGACGGAAATGTGAAGGAAGGAAAGAATTGTAAAATCTCTGCGAATTTAGCCTCCAATGCCCTTATTGCTAAG GAACATTTGCATCAGGCTACACTGTATGATCATAAGATTTTGGGAGTGAAACAGGAGCTTATTATTCATCATGAATGGAG TCCGGGAAGCTGGTTTTTTCTTCCACATGGTGCTCGGATCTACAACAAACTCATGGACTTCATTCGAAATCAATACAGAGACAGGGGCTATCAAGAG GTTATATCCCCGAATGTCTTCAACATGGATCTGTGGGTGCAATCTGGTCATGCAAAACATTATAAAGAGGATATGTTTGTCTTAGaggtatttttgttgttgtttgcaTGTGATTTTCTGGAAGAGTAA
- the LOC140920318 gene encoding threonine--tRNA ligase, mitochondrial 1-like isoform X2, translating into MHTHLKPLKDKKKYSSFSHRRSPCAIVPSFLRAVLTRSCSVPASFLHAFCFAINHSAMAAYTTDEARQLSVSPDPIKEHLHQATLYDHKILGVKQELIIHHEWSPGSWFFLPHGARIYNKLMDFIRNQYRDRGYQEVISPNVFNMDLWVQSGHAKHYKEDMFVLEVFLLLFACDFLEE; encoded by the exons atgcaCACCCACTTAAAACCCTTAAAAGACAAGAAAAAATATTCAAGTTTTTCTCACCGGCGTTCCCCGTGCGCCATCGTTCCTAGCTTCCTTCGCGCCGTATTGACTCGTTCCTGTTCTGTGCCCGCGTCGTTTCTACACGCATTCTGCTTCGCCat TAATCATTCCGCAATGGCTGCTTACACAACGGACGAAGCTCGCCAGCTATCAGTGTCACCGGATCCGATAAAG GAACATTTGCATCAGGCTACACTGTATGATCATAAGATTTTGGGAGTGAAACAGGAGCTTATTATTCATCATGAATGGAG TCCGGGAAGCTGGTTTTTTCTTCCACATGGTGCTCGGATCTACAACAAACTCATGGACTTCATTCGAAATCAATACAGAGACAGGGGCTATCAAGAG GTTATATCCCCGAATGTCTTCAACATGGATCTGTGGGTGCAATCTGGTCATGCAAAACATTATAAAGAGGATATGTTTGTCTTAGaggtatttttgttgttgtttgcaTGTGATTTTCTGGAAGAGTAA
- the LOC140920318 gene encoding uncharacterized protein isoform X1, with product MHTHLKPLKDKKKYSSFSHRRSPCAIVPSFLRAVLTRSCSVPASFLHAFCFAINHSAMAAYTTDEARQLSVSPDPIKVTLSDGNVKEGKNCKISANLASNALIAKEHLHQATLYDHKILGVKQELIIHHEWSPGSWFFLPHGARIYNKLMDFIRNQYRDRGYQEVISPNVFNMDLWVQSGHAKHYKEDMFVLEVFLLLFACDFLEE from the exons atgcaCACCCACTTAAAACCCTTAAAAGACAAGAAAAAATATTCAAGTTTTTCTCACCGGCGTTCCCCGTGCGCCATCGTTCCTAGCTTCCTTCGCGCCGTATTGACTCGTTCCTGTTCTGTGCCCGCGTCGTTTCTACACGCATTCTGCTTCGCCat TAATCATTCCGCAATGGCTGCTTACACAACGGACGAAGCTCGCCAGCTATCAGTGTCACCGGATCCGATAAAGGTAACACTCTCCGACGGAAATGTGAAGGAAGGAAAGAATTGTAAAATCTCTGCGAATTTAGCCTCCAATGCCCTTATTGCTAAG GAACATTTGCATCAGGCTACACTGTATGATCATAAGATTTTGGGAGTGAAACAGGAGCTTATTATTCATCATGAATGGAG TCCGGGAAGCTGGTTTTTTCTTCCACATGGTGCTCGGATCTACAACAAACTCATGGACTTCATTCGAAATCAATACAGAGACAGGGGCTATCAAGAG GTTATATCCCCGAATGTCTTCAACATGGATCTGTGGGTGCAATCTGGTCATGCAAAACATTATAAAGAGGATATGTTTGTCTTAGaggtatttttgttgttgtttgcaTGTGATTTTCTGGAAGAGTAA
- the LOC101509084 gene encoding HMG1/2-like protein: protein MKGGKSKGESKKADAKLAVNKKGAAATKGGRKPAKGKEPKDPNRPKRPPSAFFVFMEEFRKQFNKENPDNRAVSAVGKAAGAKWKSLTDAEKAPYAAKAEKRKAEYEKNMKAYNKKQAEGPAAVEEEESEKSESEVNDENDDDDDGSDEEDDDE from the exons ATGAAAGGAGGAAAGTCCAAAGGTGAATCGAAGAAAGCCGATGCTAA ACTTGCGGTGAATAAGAAGGGTGCCGCCGCCACTAAAGGCGGAAGGAAACCGGCCAAGGGAAAAGAGCCCAAAGATCCTAACAGGCCAAAGAGACCTCCAAGTGCTTTCTTCGTTTTcat GGAGGAGTTTAGGAAACAGTTCAACAAGGAAAACCCTGACAACAGAGCTGTGTCTGCG GTGGGTAAAGCTGCTGGAGCAAAATGGAAGTCATTGACTGATGCT GAGAAAGCACCATATGCTGCTAAAGCAGAAAAAAGGAAGGCAGAATATGAGAAGAACATGAAGGCCTATAACAAGAAACAG GCTGAAGGTCCAGCTGCTGTTGAAGAGGAAGAATCCGAGAAATCAGAATCTGAGGTGAATGATgagaatgatgatgatgatgatggcaGTGATGAG GAGGATGATGACGAGTAG
- the LOC101508767 gene encoding threonine--tRNA ligase, mitochondrial 1-like, with protein sequence MSYGVVWFYHLIMFLYFFLSLFQEHLHQATLYDHKILGVKQELIIHHEWSPGSWFFLPHGARIYNKLMDFIRNQYRDRGYQEVISPNVFNMDLWVQSGHAKHYKEDMFVLEIDKQEFGLKPMNCPGHCLIFKHRVRSYRELPLRLADFGVLHRNEGSGNLCGLTHSRRFQQDDAHIFCRESQIKDEVIKALNFIDYVYQIFGFTYELQLSTRPERCFRDFEMWEKTENALREALDEFGKPWQLIEGEGAFYGPKIDISVSDAFSRKFQCGTLQLDFQLPDSFKLEFSTEDEAKTERPVMIHRSILGSVEHMFAILLEHYKGKWPFWLSPRQAILCPVSEKSQAYALQVRDQIHQAGYYVDVDTTDSKIQKKVHEARVTQYNYILVVGEEEANTGQVSVQLRDKEDHCVLSIEDLLKHFKDEVVVFH encoded by the exons ATGTCATATGGCGTAGTATGGTTTTATCATTTGAttatgtttctttatttttttctgtcGTTATTTCAGGAACATTTGCATCAGGCTACACTGTATGATCATAAGATTTTGGGAGTGAAACAGGAGCTTATTATTCATCATGAATGGAG TCCGGGAAGCTGGTTTTTTCTTCCACATGGTGCTCGGATCTACAACAAACTCATGGACTTCATTCGAAATCAATACAGAGACAGGGGCTATCAAGAG GTTATATCCCCGAATGTCTTCAACATGGATCTGTGGGTGCAATCTGGTCATGCAAAACATTATAAAGAGGATATGTTTGTCTTAGag ATCGACAAACAGGAGTTTGGATTGAAACCAATGAATTGCCCAGGGCACTGCTTGATATTTAAGCATAGGGTTCGATCGTACAGAG AACTTCCTCTTCGTTTAGCTGATTTTGGGGTTTTACATCGAAACGAGGGCAGTGGTAACCTGTGTGGATTAACACATTCTCGTAGATTTCAGCAG GATGATGCACATATTTTCTGCAGAGAGTCCCAG ATAAAAGATGAAGTCATAAAAGCCTTGAACTTTATAGATTATGTCTATCAAATATTTGGTTTCACATATGAACTGCAACTTTCAACG AGGCCAGAGAGATGCTTTAGAGATTTTGAAATGTGGGAGAAGACTGAAAATGCTCTCAGGGAAGCTTTGGATGAGTTTGGCAAGCCATGGCAG TTGATTGAAGGAGAGGGTGCATTCTATGGACCAAAGATAGACATCAGTGTATCTGATGCATTCAGTAGGAAATTCCAGTGTGGAACTCTACAG CTCGACTTCCAACTTCCTGATAGTTTTAAATTGGAATTCTCAACTGAGGATGAAGCCAAAACTGAGAGACCTGTTATGATACACCGATCCATTCTAGGTTCTGTTGAACACATGTTTGCCATACTTTTAGAGCACTACAAGGGTAAATGGCCCTTCTGGCTCAGTCCTCGTCAAGCAATTTTGTGCCCCGTGTCCGAGAAATCACAAGCTTATGCGCTGCAG GTACGTGATCAGATCCATCAAGCAGGGTATTACGTAGATGTTGATACAACTGATTCGAAGATTCAGAAGAAG GTACATGAAGCTCGGGTAACACAATACAACTACATTTTGGTTGTTGGAGAAGAGGAAGCTAATACTGGACAG GTTAGCGTCCAACTTAGGGATAAAGAAGACCATTGCGTTTTGAGTATTGAGGACCTACTCAAACACTTTAAAGACGAAGTTGTTGTTTTCCACTGA
- the LOC140920318 gene encoding threonine--tRNA ligase, mitochondrial 1-like isoform X4, giving the protein MAAYTTDEARQLSVSPDPIKEHLHQATLYDHKILGVKQELIIHHEWSPGSWFFLPHGARIYNKLMDFIRNQYRDRGYQEVISPNVFNMDLWVQSGHAKHYKEDMFVLEVFLLLFACDFLEE; this is encoded by the exons ATGGCTGCTTACACAACGGACGAAGCTCGCCAGCTATCAGTGTCACCGGATCCGATAAAG GAACATTTGCATCAGGCTACACTGTATGATCATAAGATTTTGGGAGTGAAACAGGAGCTTATTATTCATCATGAATGGAG TCCGGGAAGCTGGTTTTTTCTTCCACATGGTGCTCGGATCTACAACAAACTCATGGACTTCATTCGAAATCAATACAGAGACAGGGGCTATCAAGAG GTTATATCCCCGAATGTCTTCAACATGGATCTGTGGGTGCAATCTGGTCATGCAAAACATTATAAAGAGGATATGTTTGTCTTAGaggtatttttgttgttgtttgcaTGTGATTTTCTGGAAGAGTAA